In Streptomyces sp. NBC_01717, one DNA window encodes the following:
- a CDS encoding Cgl0159 family (beta/alpha)8-fold protein has protein sequence MTPAASSVSDLVRLRVRHPEAVTEAAARRRRRPLVGDSGRLMIIAADHPARGSFAVGEHELAMANRFELLERLCLALSRPGVDGVLATADILDDLLLLGALENKVVVGSMNRGGLAGASFELDDRFTGHRPDDLARLGFDAGKLLLRIDYDDPGSLDTMHATARAIDAMAAHRLPVFVEPFLCRRVDGKVRNDLGAAAVTTSIAIASGLAGTSAYTWLKVPVTENPDDMARVMETSTLPAVLLGGEVGGDQEGAYEKWRRALRLPTVQGLVVGRSLLYPVDGDVAGAVDTAVALL, from the coding sequence ATGACGCCCGCGGCCTCCTCCGTCTCCGACCTCGTCCGGCTGCGTGTGCGCCACCCCGAGGCCGTCACCGAGGCCGCCGCCCGGCGCCGAAGGCGGCCCCTCGTCGGCGACAGCGGCCGCCTGATGATCATTGCCGCGGACCACCCGGCCCGCGGCTCCTTCGCCGTCGGCGAGCACGAACTGGCCATGGCCAACCGGTTCGAGCTGCTGGAGCGGCTCTGCCTCGCCCTCTCCCGCCCCGGCGTCGACGGCGTCCTCGCCACCGCGGACATCCTCGACGACCTGCTGCTTCTCGGCGCGTTGGAGAACAAGGTCGTCGTCGGCTCGATGAACCGCGGCGGACTCGCGGGCGCATCCTTCGAACTCGACGACCGCTTCACCGGCCACCGCCCCGACGACCTCGCCCGGCTCGGTTTCGACGCGGGCAAGCTGCTGCTCCGTATCGACTACGACGATCCCGGTTCCCTCGACACGATGCATGCCACCGCCCGCGCGATCGACGCCATGGCCGCGCACCGGCTGCCGGTGTTCGTCGAGCCGTTCCTCTGCCGCCGTGTCGACGGCAAGGTCCGCAACGACCTCGGCGCGGCGGCGGTGACCACGTCGATCGCCATCGCCTCGGGGCTGGCCGGCACCTCCGCGTACACCTGGCTCAAGGTCCCCGTCACCGAGAACCCCGACGACATGGCGCGCGTGATGGAGACATCGACGCTGCCTGCCGTGCTGCTGGGCGGCGAGGTGGGCGGCGACCAGGAGGGTGCGTACGAGAAATGGCGCAGGGCGCTCCGACTCCCCACCGTCCAAGGGCTGGTGGTCGGGCGGTCGTTGCTCTATCCGGTCGACGGCGATGTGGCCGGAGCTGTCGACACAGCCGTGGCGCTGCTGTAG
- the iolB gene encoding 5-deoxy-glucuronate isomerase, with protein sequence MTTDNDEGVHDRPSHERHLPAGSAADGPYALDIDPKRAGWDRSSLRVVELPPGGVHTLATGESEWIILPLTGGCTVHTSGEIFELLGRESVFSGVSDFAYVPRDAHAQISSGAGGRFALAGAKCERRLPARYGPAPEVPVELRGAGNCSRQVNNFAAADTFDCDRLIAVEVLTPGGNWSSYPPHKHDEYRPGAESVLEEIYYFEIEENRGRPGLGYHRVSPSRPGGTDVLAEVRSGDAVLIPDGWHGPSIAAPGHTLYYLNVMAGPGEQREWLISDHPDHGWIRDTWPAQPVDPRLPLHGLSGTSGLSAQEAPR encoded by the coding sequence ATGACTACGGACAACGACGAAGGCGTACACGACCGGCCGTCGCACGAGCGGCATCTGCCCGCCGGCAGCGCGGCCGACGGACCGTATGCCCTGGACATCGACCCGAAGCGGGCCGGTTGGGACCGGTCGAGTCTGCGCGTGGTGGAGCTGCCGCCAGGTGGTGTTCACACACTGGCCACCGGGGAGAGTGAATGGATCATCCTGCCGTTGACCGGTGGCTGTACGGTGCACACCTCAGGTGAGATCTTTGAACTGCTGGGCCGGGAAAGCGTGTTCAGTGGGGTCTCCGACTTCGCGTACGTACCGCGTGACGCCCATGCCCAGATCTCCTCCGGCGCCGGAGGCCGCTTCGCCCTGGCAGGAGCGAAGTGCGAGCGACGACTCCCCGCTCGCTACGGCCCCGCGCCGGAGGTACCCGTCGAGCTGCGCGGCGCAGGGAACTGCTCGCGGCAGGTCAACAACTTCGCCGCTGCCGACACATTCGACTGCGACCGGCTGATCGCCGTCGAGGTCCTCACCCCCGGCGGCAACTGGTCGTCGTACCCGCCGCACAAGCACGACGAGTACCGCCCCGGCGCCGAGTCCGTCCTCGAAGAGATCTACTACTTCGAGATCGAGGAGAACCGGGGCCGGCCCGGCCTCGGCTACCACCGCGTGTCCCCGTCCCGGCCCGGCGGTACGGACGTCCTCGCCGAAGTCCGCAGCGGTGACGCCGTGCTGATCCCCGACGGCTGGCACGGCCCCTCCATCGCCGCTCCCGGCCACACCCTGTACTACCTCAATGTGATGGCGGGCCCGGGAGAGCAGCGGGAGTGGCTGATCAGCGACCACCCCGACCACGGCTGGATCCGCGACACCTGGCCCGCCCAGCCGGTCGACCCCCGGCTGCCGCTCCACGGACTCTCCGGAACATCCGGACTCTCCGCTCAGGAGGCACCTCGATGA
- the iolD gene encoding 3D-(3,5/4)-trihydroxycyclohexane-1,2-dione acylhydrolase (decyclizing): MSTRRLTTAQALVSFLARQYTERDGRRQRLISATWGIFGHGNVAGIGQALLETGAAAPGSVSARPAMPYLQGRNEQSMVHAAVGYARQSGRLSAHAVTTSIGPGATNLVTGAALATINHLPVLLLPGDIFATRPADPVLQQLEVPSAGDLSVNDCLRPVSRYFDRITRPEALVPAALQAMRTLADPAETGAVTLALPQDVQAEAYDWPEEFFAERVWHVRRPAPDAHELERAVRAVRTARRPLIVAGGGVHHSAAEETLAALAAATRIPVASTQSGKGSLRHDHPADVGGIGHTGTATADELARTADLIIGIGTRYSDFTTASATLFSNPAVRFLNLNITGFDAHKLAALPLVADARTALEALTEALNERNYRVDPAYETEYTDAKERWEQRVDTAFAADDPAARPTQAQVLGLLDTLVDDDDILINAAGSLPGDLHQLWRTRSRSQYHVEYGYSCMGYEIPAAIGVQLAAPGRPVWALVGDGTYLMNPTEIVTAVQENLPVKVVVLQNHGYASIGGLSEAVGAEGFGTAYRQRAADGSFTGPPLPVDLAANAGSLGMRVLRAKTVRDLREALAVARASDRPTCVYVETETADTVSGPPPAQAWWDVPVAETATRPSAVKAREDYDRQVAARRRHL, encoded by the coding sequence ATGAGCACCCGCAGGCTCACCACCGCCCAGGCCCTGGTGTCCTTCCTCGCCCGCCAATACACCGAGCGCGACGGCCGGCGACAACGTCTGATCAGCGCCACCTGGGGCATCTTCGGCCACGGCAACGTCGCCGGAATCGGCCAGGCGCTCCTGGAGACGGGGGCCGCCGCGCCCGGGTCCGTATCCGCCCGGCCGGCCATGCCCTACCTCCAGGGCCGCAACGAGCAGTCCATGGTGCACGCCGCCGTCGGCTACGCCCGCCAGTCCGGCCGTCTCTCCGCGCACGCCGTCACCACCTCCATCGGCCCCGGCGCCACCAACCTCGTCACCGGCGCCGCCCTCGCCACCATCAACCACCTCCCCGTCCTCCTCCTCCCCGGCGACATCTTCGCGACCCGCCCCGCCGACCCCGTGCTCCAGCAGCTCGAAGTCCCGTCCGCGGGCGACCTCTCCGTCAACGACTGCCTGCGCCCCGTCTCCCGCTACTTCGACCGCATCACCCGCCCCGAAGCACTCGTTCCGGCCGCCCTCCAGGCCATGCGGACCCTCGCCGACCCGGCGGAGACCGGCGCCGTCACACTCGCGCTGCCGCAGGACGTGCAGGCGGAGGCGTACGACTGGCCGGAGGAGTTCTTCGCCGAGCGCGTCTGGCACGTACGCCGCCCCGCACCCGACGCCCACGAACTGGAACGGGCGGTAAGGGCCGTGCGCACCGCCCGCCGGCCGCTGATCGTCGCAGGTGGCGGGGTCCATCACAGCGCGGCCGAGGAGACCCTGGCCGCACTGGCCGCCGCCACCCGGATCCCCGTCGCCTCCACCCAGTCCGGCAAGGGTTCGCTGCGCCACGACCACCCCGCCGACGTCGGCGGCATCGGACACACCGGCACCGCGACCGCCGACGAACTGGCCCGTACCGCCGACCTGATCATCGGCATCGGCACCCGCTACTCCGACTTCACCACCGCCTCCGCCACCCTCTTCTCGAACCCGGCGGTCCGCTTCCTCAACCTCAACATCACCGGCTTCGACGCCCACAAGCTCGCCGCGCTCCCGCTCGTCGCCGATGCCCGCACCGCCCTCGAAGCGCTGACCGAGGCCCTGAACGAGCGCAACTACCGCGTCGACCCGGCCTACGAGACCGAGTACACCGACGCCAAGGAGCGCTGGGAGCAGCGCGTCGACACGGCGTTCGCCGCGGACGACCCGGCTGCGCGGCCCACCCAGGCCCAGGTCCTCGGTCTGCTCGACACCCTGGTCGACGACGACGACATCCTGATCAACGCGGCGGGCTCGCTCCCCGGCGACCTGCACCAGCTGTGGCGGACCCGCTCCCGCAGCCAGTACCACGTCGAGTACGGCTACTCCTGCATGGGATACGAGATCCCGGCTGCGATCGGCGTACAGCTGGCCGCTCCCGGCCGGCCCGTCTGGGCGCTCGTCGGCGACGGCACCTACCTCATGAACCCCACCGAGATCGTCACCGCCGTGCAGGAGAACCTGCCGGTCAAGGTCGTCGTCCTGCAGAACCACGGCTACGCCTCGATCGGCGGACTCTCCGAGGCGGTCGGCGCCGAAGGCTTCGGTACCGCCTACCGGCAGCGCGCCGCCGACGGCAGCTTCACCGGCCCCCCGCTGCCCGTCGATCTCGCGGCCAACGCCGGCTCTCTCGGCATGCGGGTGTTGCGCGCGAAGACCGTGCGTGACCTGCGCGAAGCCCTCGCCGTCGCGCGGGCCTCGGACCGCCCCACTTGTGTCTACGTCGAGACCGAAACGGCAGACACAGTGTCGGGCCCCCCTCCGGCGCAGGCGTGGTGGGATGTTCCTGTAGCCGAAACGGCCACCCGCCCGTCGGCGGTCAAAGCCCGGGAAGACTACGACCGGCAAGTCGCAGCCCGACGCCGCCACCTCTGA
- the mmsA gene encoding CoA-acylating methylmalonate-semialdehyde dehydrogenase: protein MKTVNHWIGGKTVEGTSGNYGPVTDPATGAVTTQVALASLEEVDAAVAAAKDAYATWGTSSLAARTAVLFRYRALLDARRDDIAALITAEHGKVHSDALGEVARGLEIVELACGITTQLKGELSTQVSSRVDVSSIRQSLGVVAGITPFNFPAMVPMWMFPLAIACGNTFVLKPSEKDPSAANLLAELAAEAGLPDGVLNVLHGDKVAVDGLLNHPDVAAVSFVGSTPIARYIHTTASANGKRVQALGGAKNHMLVLPDADLDAAADAAVSAAYGSAGERCMAISAVVAVGAIGDELVARIKERAEKIKIGPGNDPTSEMGPLITAAHRDKVASYVTGAAAQGADVVLDGTGYTVDGFQDGHWIGLSLLDHVSTDSDAYKDEIFGPVLCVLRAETYEEGVALMNASPFGNGTAIFTRDGGAARRFQLEIEAGMVGVNVPIPVPVGYHSFGGWKDSLFGDHHIYGNDGVHFYTRGKVVTTRWPDPADAPAGVDLGFPRNH, encoded by the coding sequence ATGAAGACTGTCAACCACTGGATCGGTGGCAAGACCGTCGAGGGCACGTCGGGCAACTACGGCCCGGTCACCGACCCGGCCACCGGCGCCGTCACCACCCAGGTCGCACTCGCCTCCCTCGAAGAGGTCGACGCCGCGGTCGCCGCCGCGAAGGACGCGTACGCGACGTGGGGCACGTCCTCGCTGGCTGCCCGCACCGCCGTCCTGTTCCGCTACCGCGCACTGCTCGACGCGCGCCGTGACGACATCGCCGCGCTGATCACCGCCGAGCACGGCAAGGTGCACTCCGACGCGCTCGGTGAGGTCGCCCGCGGTCTGGAGATCGTCGAGCTGGCCTGCGGCATCACCACCCAGCTCAAGGGCGAGCTGTCCACCCAGGTCTCCAGCCGGGTCGACGTCTCCTCGATCCGCCAGTCGCTCGGTGTCGTCGCGGGCATCACGCCGTTCAACTTCCCGGCGATGGTGCCGATGTGGATGTTCCCGCTGGCCATCGCCTGCGGCAACACGTTCGTGCTGAAGCCGAGCGAGAAGGACCCGTCGGCCGCCAACCTGCTTGCCGAGCTGGCCGCCGAGGCCGGACTGCCGGACGGCGTCCTGAACGTGCTGCACGGCGACAAGGTCGCCGTCGACGGACTGCTGAACCACCCGGACGTTGCCGCGGTCTCCTTCGTCGGCTCCACCCCGATCGCCCGCTACATCCACACCACCGCCTCCGCCAACGGCAAGCGCGTCCAGGCGCTCGGCGGTGCGAAGAACCACATGCTGGTCCTGCCGGACGCGGACCTCGACGCCGCCGCCGACGCCGCGGTCTCCGCCGCGTACGGCTCCGCCGGTGAGCGCTGCATGGCCATCTCCGCGGTCGTCGCGGTGGGCGCCATCGGTGACGAGCTCGTCGCCAGGATCAAGGAGCGCGCCGAGAAGATCAAGATCGGCCCCGGCAACGACCCGACGTCCGAGATGGGCCCGCTGATCACCGCGGCCCACCGCGACAAGGTCGCCTCGTACGTCACGGGCGCGGCCGCCCAGGGCGCCGACGTCGTCCTCGACGGCACCGGCTACACGGTCGACGGCTTCCAGGACGGCCACTGGATCGGCCTCTCCCTCCTCGACCACGTGTCCACCGACTCGGACGCGTACAAGGACGAGATCTTCGGCCCGGTGCTGTGCGTCCTGCGCGCCGAGACGTACGAGGAGGGCGTCGCCCTCATGAACGCCTCGCCGTTCGGCAACGGCACCGCGATCTTCACCCGCGACGGCGGCGCCGCCCGCCGCTTCCAGCTGGAGATCGAGGCCGGCATGGTCGGCGTCAACGTGCCTATCCCGGTGCCGGTGGGCTACCACTCCTTCGGTGGCTGGAAGGACTCGCTCTTCGGCGACCACCACATCTACGGCAACGACGGCGTGCACTTCTACACCCGCGGCAAGGTCGTCACCACCCGCTGGCCGGACCCGGCGGACGCTCCGGCGGGCGTGGACCTGGGCTTCCCGCGCAACCACTGA
- a CDS encoding SRPBCC family protein, protein MSTEQTTPANGFSYKLTRTLDASAVKVWRAWTTPEQYARWAYAVAGSVEMDVRPGGVWKATMATPDGGQFPLTGSYLEVAESRLLVVGMDVPGKPAPVAMTVELDEQNDHHTQIVLHQTCDTVEERDMAEQGSTMLLDSLSAFLADEAGN, encoded by the coding sequence ATGAGCACCGAGCAGACCACCCCGGCCAACGGCTTCTCCTACAAGTTGACCCGAACGCTCGACGCCTCCGCGGTGAAGGTGTGGCGGGCGTGGACCACTCCCGAGCAGTACGCCCGGTGGGCCTACGCCGTTGCCGGCTCCGTCGAGATGGACGTACGGCCGGGCGGAGTGTGGAAGGCCACGATGGCCACGCCCGACGGCGGACAGTTCCCGCTGACCGGCTCCTATCTTGAGGTCGCCGAGAGCCGCCTCCTGGTGGTCGGCATGGACGTACCCGGCAAGCCCGCGCCCGTAGCCATGACCGTGGAACTGGACGAGCAGAACGACCACCACACGCAGATCGTGCTCCACCAGACCTGCGACACCGTCGAGGAACGCGACATGGCCGAGCAGGGCAGCACCATGCTCCTCGACAGCCTGAGCGCCTTCCTGGCCGATGAAGCGGGTAACTGA